A single region of the Hominilimicola fabiformis genome encodes:
- the scfA gene encoding six-cysteine ranthipeptide SCIFF translates to MKHVQTLNKANLKDSAKHGGCGECQTSCQSACKTSCTVANQKCEQAN, encoded by the coding sequence ATGAAACACGTACAGACTTTAAACAAGGCTAATTTAAAGGATTCAGCAAAGCACGGTGGTTGCGGAGAATGTCAAACATCATGTCAATCAGCTTGTAAGACATCTTGCACAGTTGCAAATCAAAAATGTGAACAAGCAAACTAA
- a CDS encoding TIGR04086 family membrane protein, giving the protein MGINFKGVIKGTIFAILVTFVIILILALLSYFTGIDETIITTGVYASVIIGVILGTIAVSKAANSRAFVHAMLVCALYLIVLIGISLIVNNGIMFNTHFLAVIGGTFASGILGCIIGK; this is encoded by the coding sequence ATGGGTATTAATTTTAAGGGTGTGATAAAAGGGACGATATTTGCAATTCTTGTTACTTTTGTTATAATTCTGATATTGGCACTGCTTTCGTATTTTACAGGCATAGACGAAACTATTATCACAACCGGAGTGTATGCCTCGGTTATTATCGGCGTGATACTCGGAACGATTGCGGTATCAAAAGCGGCAAACAGCAGAGCATTTGTTCACGCAATGCTTGTATGTGCGCTGTATTTGATCGTACTTATCGGAATATCGTTGATTGTAAACAATGGAATAATGTTTAACACGCATTTTCTTGCTGTAATAGGCGGTACATTTGCATCGGGAATATTGGGGTGCATCATAGGAAAATAG
- the yajC gene encoding preprotein translocase subunit YajC, with protein sequence MANILETVVFADGETANTQQATGTQTAADPNATQQVNPVMSTIVSILPLVLIIVLLYFMMIRPQRKKEKETKAMINAMKVGDKVVTIGGICGKVAKIKDEYVFIETGNIGTPDQKSVVKMERDAIRTVETAKN encoded by the coding sequence ATGGCAAACATTTTAGAAACAGTCGTTTTCGCAGACGGCGAAACAGCAAATACACAACAGGCGACAGGTACTCAAACAGCAGCAGACCCTAATGCTACACAACAGGTTAATCCTGTAATGAGTACAATAGTAAGTATTCTTCCGCTTGTTCTTATTATCGTATTGTTATACTTTATGATGATAAGACCGCAAAGAAAGAAAGAAAAAGAAACAAAGGCAATGATTAACGCAATGAAAGTCGGCGATAAGGTTGTAACAATCGGCGGTATCTGCGGTAAGGTTGCTAAAATTAAAGACGAATATGTTTTTATTGAAACAGGTAACATCGGTACACCGGATCAAAAGTCTGTTGTAAAGATGGAAAGAGACGCTATCAGAACTGTTGAAACAGCTAAAAACTAA
- a CDS encoding adaptor protein MecA, whose product MRIEKLNKDKIKVTLTTAELINLDIDVKRLSPDSKELHTFLFHIMETIREETGFNPYNGQVVVEATPSQDGISILVKRLNKGIKKITEEQFKKVVSVKPKKKEPGTECVFYFETFNDMYGAISEMDKSILAKASLFKLNKTYCILIRNDNENMRGINVIREFTERMSIYPLQNEYIKEHALLVAKGQKLVEMAENVKRLM is encoded by the coding sequence GTGAGAATTGAAAAGCTAAACAAAGACAAAATAAAGGTAACGCTTACAACTGCGGAATTAATTAATCTTGATATAGACGTGAAAAGGCTTTCGCCCGATTCAAAAGAATTACATACATTTTTATTTCATATTATGGAAACGATAAGGGAAGAAACAGGTTTTAATCCGTATAACGGCCAAGTGGTCGTTGAGGCTACTCCGTCACAGGACGGTATAAGTATTTTGGTTAAACGTTTAAACAAGGGTATAAAAAAAATTACCGAGGAGCAGTTTAAAAAAGTTGTTTCGGTCAAGCCTAAAAAGAAAGAACCGGGTACGGAATGTGTATTTTATTTTGAAACTTTTAATGATATGTACGGCGCTATAAGCGAAATGGATAAAAGTATTCTTGCAAAAGCAAGCCTTTTTAAGCTGAATAAAACATATTGTATTCTCATAAGAAACGATAATGAGAATATGAGAGGCATTAATGTAATAAGAGAGTTTACGGAAAGAATGTCGATATACCCGTTGCAGAATGAGTACATAAAAGAACATGCTCTTCTTGTCGCAAAAGGTCAAAAACTTGTTGAAATGGCTGAAAACGTCAAACGATTGATGTAA